A window of Streptomyces sp. NBC_01241 genomic DNA:
GACGGGCTCGACCGGGACCTGGACGGACGGCAGTTGCGCGAACTGGTGGATCTGGCGGTGGCGATCGGGGCGGCCGGCCATCTCAGGCTGGTGGGCACGGTCACGGAATCGGGTGCGGTGCGGGCCCGGGAGACGCCCGGCGTGACGGTGGTAGACCTGGAGTCGTGACAGAACTTGATGTACGGGCCCTGCAGCAGCGGCTCGCCGCGTTCGCGGCCGCACGGGACTGGGAGCAGTACCACACCCCGAAGAACCTGGCGACGGCACTGAGCGTCGAGGCGTCCGAACTGGTCGAGATCTTCCAGTGGTTGACGCCGGAGCAGTCGGCACGGGTGATGGAGAGGCCCGAGACGGCGCACCGGGTGGCGGACGAGGTCGCGGATGTCCTCGCGTATCTGCTGCAGTTCTGCGAGGTGTTGGGGATCGACGCGTTGTCGGCGCTGGCGGAGAAGATCGACCGGAACGAGGCCCGGTTCCCGGTACCGGAGCCCCCGGACCCCTCCGAACCCCGGGATCGTCACTCTTCGGAGTGATCAACTTATACACAGTCGACTTCGTGTCCACAGATTTCCGAATTCCTCTGGCTTTTCGGTACCGACACCCTCACTGTGGGTAATGGATGAGTTGAGCGGCTTTTCGTACGGACGGGGGTATCGCATGGAAGCGGAGCGGCTTGTAGGAGTCGGCCGACGTGCGCTGGCGCAGAGCCGGGGCACGCCGGACATCATCGCCGAGGCATGGCAGGCCCAGGCGCTCGCCCAGGCGATCGGCAGCCGGCTGGCGGCGGACGGCCCCAAGGAGTTAAGGGGCGAGGCCCGCGGGCTCAGCGAGATCGGCGGGAGAAGCAGTGGGTCGCTGGACCATCCGGCGGCGCGGGCCGGAGTGGCGCGGGCCGCGCAGCTCTCCGAGCTCGCCGAACCGCGGGCGACGCTGACGGGTCTGGGCATGCTGCTCGGAGAGGTGGGGATGGCCCTGGTCGGGGTGGCCTGCGAGACCGATGAGCAGGGGCTCTACTGGCAGTGCATGGAGGCGATCGACGCTGCCGACGAGTCCTTGGACCGGGTGCACGGAATGCTCCGGCGCCTCGACGAGCAGGAGCGGGAGCGGCAGCAGGATATGGAGCGCGGCCGGGAGCGGGACGGCCCGTACGGCCCGGTCCGCGGACCGGCGGGCTCGGCGGCGGGCCAGTCGTGACCGCACGGCACTTCGACGGTGACCAGTGGCGGCGGTGGTGCCGCGGAGAGAAGAGATGGTGCCGCGGAGAGAGGGAGGAGAGAGGGAGGGAGGGAGGAAGGAAGCGAGGGAGGAGGGGGAAGCGAGGGAGGAGGGGGAAGGGAGGGAGGAGGGGAGCGATGACCGGCGGCCGGAGGTGCAGGATGGGTGCATGGATCTTCGAATCTTCACCGAGCCCCAGCAAGGGGCCGACTACGACACCCTGCTCACGGTCGCCAAGGCGGCCGAGGACCTCGGCTTCGACGCCTTCTACCGCTCCGACCACTACCTCCGCATGGGACCGGGCGACGGGCTGCCCGGCCCGACCGACGCCTGGATCACCCTGGCCGGGCTGGCGCGCGAGACCAAGCGGATCCGTCTCGGCACGCTCATGACCGCGGGGACCTTCCGGCTTCCCGGCGTGCTCGCCATCCAGGTCGCGCAGGTCGACCAGATGTCCGGCGGACGCGTCGAGCTCGGTCTCGGCGCGGGCTGGTTCGAGGAGGAACACAAGGCCTACGGCATTCCGTTCCCCAAGGAGAAGTTCGGCCGGCTGGAGGAGCAGCTGGCCATCATCACCGGGCTGTGGGCGACCGAGATCGGCAAGACGTTCAGCTTCGACGGCAGGTACTACCAGCTGACGGATTCGCCTGCGCTGCCCAAGCCGGCGCAGGCCAGGATCCCGGTCCTGATCGGCGGTCATGGTGCGACGCGTACACCGCGGCTGGCCGCCCAGTACGCCGACGAGTTCAATATCCCCTTCGCGTCGCTGCAGGACAGTGAGAAGCAGTTCGGCCGGGTCCGGGAAGCGGCAAAGGCGGCCGGCCGCGGGCCGGACGACCTGGTGTACTCCAACGCCCTGGTGGTCTGCGTCGGCAAGAACGACGCGGAGGTGGCGCGCCGCGCGTCCGTCATCGGCCGCGACGTGGCGGAGCTGAAGGCGAACGGGCTTGCGGGCTCGCCCGCCGAGGTGGTCGAGAAGATCGGCCAATACGCTGCGATCGGGTCGTCCCGGATCTACCTCCAGGTCCTGGATCTGGACGACCTGGACCACCTGGAGCTGATCTCCTCCCAGGTCCGTACCCAGCTCGCCTGAGCCGGGCGGTTCCGGCTCACCTGAGCCGGAGTCCGGTCCCCGTTCACCGGGCCGAGTCATGGCCCGGCACATGAGGGAGTCACCTGTGCAACCCGTCCGGTCAGCCGATGGCCCGCCCGCCCGCGCCCTCGGGCAGGCCCTCTTGCAAGGGGCGCTCCTGCTCGACGGCGGTCTCTCCAACCAGTTGGCGGCGCAGGGCTGTGACCTGTCCGACGCGCTGTGGTCGGCCCGGCTGCTGGCCGACGGGCCGGGGCAGATCGAGGCAGCGCACACGACCTATGTGCGGGCGGGCGCACAGGTGCTCATCACGGCCAGTTACCAGGCGACGTTCGAGGGATTCGCGCGACGGGGGATCGGCCGGGCCCGGGCGGCGGAGCTCTTCGCCCGCAGTGTGCGGCTGGCGCGGCGGGCCGCGGGTGGGGTGGAGCGGGAGGTCTGGGTCGCCGGCTCGGTCGGGCCGTACGGGGCGATGCTGGCGGACGGCAGCGAGTACCGGGGCCGCTACGGGCTCTCCGTCCGGGAGCTGGAGCGGTTCCACCGTCCCCGGGTCGAGGCGCTGGCCGCCGCCGGGCCCGACGCGCTGGCGCTGGAGACGGTGCCGGACATCGACGAGGCCGAGGCGTTGCTGCGGGCGGCCGAGGGATGCGGGCTCCCCGTCTGGCTCTCGTACAGCGTGGCGGGGGACCGGACGAGGGCGGGGCAGCCGCTGGAGACGGCCTTCGCCCTCGCCTCGGAAAACGACCGTGTCCTGGCCGTCGGGGTGAACTGCTGTGATCCGGCGGACGCGGACCGGGCGGTGCGGATGGCGGCGGACGTGGCCCGCAAACCCGTCGTCGTCTATCCGAACAGCGGCGAGCAGTGGGACGCCGGGGGCCGGGGGTGGGCCGGCGACGCCACGTTCGATCCGGGGAGAGTACGGGTCTGGCAGGAGGCCGGCGCCCGGCTGGTGGGCGGTTGCTGCCGGGTCGGCCCGGACACCATCGCGGAGCTGGCCGGGCTGCTCGGCGGGACGACCGCGGACGAAGGAGGCGAGACGTACGTGACTCGCCAGGGCTGACCCTCGAAGCAGCCTCGCCACCACAAGGGCACGGGGCGGCCTTCTTCTACCTGCTTAGCGCTTCCAGGCGGTCTCGATTGCGCCGTAGTTGAAGGCGTCGCCGGGCAGCCGACCTCGCCCGATCGGCAGGATGCGGACGTCCAGCAGGGTCCGCAGCACCGAGCGCTGCCTGTCCAGCTCCAGGGCCTTCCACGCTTTGGTGACGTCCGTGGCGCCCACCACGCCCACCAGCGGGTCCCGCTTGGAGGCGCGGGCCAACTGCTTGGTCACCACTTCGAGCTGGGCCCTGGCCGCGTCCGAGCCCTCCGTGAACTGGGACATGTCGATGCCCCCGGCGCCGAAGAGGGCCGCCAGGTTGGTGAGCCGCTGGCGAATCTGGTCGCTCTGCACCTGGAGGGCCGCCACGTCCACATCGTCCGGGCCGGGCTCTAGGAGGTCCACCGCGTCCGGCCGGGAGAGACGCGACACGATCAGGTCGGTGATGTACTCGTCCACCTTCTCGGCCTGCCGTGAGCCGCCGTGCCCGGTGATGCAGCGGTAGGCGGGCTTCGCGGAGCTGCCGCCCCGGCCGCACTTCACCGCCTCCGGGCACCCGGGCACCCCGCACTTATAGATCAGGGAGCCCAGCCACTTGGGCTTCGCGCCACGGGTCGTGTTGCGG
This region includes:
- a CDS encoding DUF6099 family protein; the encoded protein is MEAERLVGVGRRALAQSRGTPDIIAEAWQAQALAQAIGSRLAADGPKELRGEARGLSEIGGRSSGSLDHPAARAGVARAAQLSELAEPRATLTGLGMLLGEVGMALVGVACETDEQGLYWQCMEAIDAADESLDRVHGMLRRLDEQERERQQDMERGRERDGPYGPVRGPAGSAAGQS
- the mmuM gene encoding homocysteine S-methyltransferase — encoded protein: MQPVRSADGPPARALGQALLQGALLLDGGLSNQLAAQGCDLSDALWSARLLADGPGQIEAAHTTYVRAGAQVLITASYQATFEGFARRGIGRARAAELFARSVRLARRAAGGVEREVWVAGSVGPYGAMLADGSEYRGRYGLSVRELERFHRPRVEALAAAGPDALALETVPDIDEAEALLRAAEGCGLPVWLSYSVAGDRTRAGQPLETAFALASENDRVLAVGVNCCDPADADRAVRMAADVARKPVVVYPNSGEQWDAGGRGWAGDATFDPGRVRVWQEAGARLVGGCCRVGPDTIAELAGLLGGTTADEGGETYVTRQG
- a CDS encoding LLM class F420-dependent oxidoreductase, coding for MDLRIFTEPQQGADYDTLLTVAKAAEDLGFDAFYRSDHYLRMGPGDGLPGPTDAWITLAGLARETKRIRLGTLMTAGTFRLPGVLAIQVAQVDQMSGGRVELGLGAGWFEEEHKAYGIPFPKEKFGRLEEQLAIITGLWATEIGKTFSFDGRYYQLTDSPALPKPAQARIPVLIGGHGATRTPRLAAQYADEFNIPFASLQDSEKQFGRVREAAKAAGRGPDDLVYSNALVVCVGKNDAEVARRASVIGRDVAELKANGLAGSPAEVVEKIGQYAAIGSSRIYLQVLDLDDLDHLELISSQVRTQLA
- a CDS encoding nucleotide pyrophosphohydrolase; this encodes MTELDVRALQQRLAAFAAARDWEQYHTPKNLATALSVEASELVEIFQWLTPEQSARVMERPETAHRVADEVADVLAYLLQFCEVLGIDALSALAEKIDRNEARFPVPEPPDPSEPRDRHSSE